A single region of the Sorghum bicolor cultivar BTx623 chromosome 7, Sorghum_bicolor_NCBIv3, whole genome shotgun sequence genome encodes:
- the LOC8071019 gene encoding uncharacterized protein OsI_027940, which produces MSRHPEVKWAQRIDKVYITVQLSDAKDAKVNLEPDGVFTFSGSVGTNVYELKLDLNDKVNVEASKISVGVRSIFCIVEKAEAKWWKKLVRDDQRAPHFVKVDWDKWVDEDDDGTDVNLDGMDFSNFGGMGGMGGMGGMGDMAGLGGLGGLGGMGGLGGMGGLGGMGGMGGMGMDDFEDESDDEEEVSKPQAAGKAVEAEKTESAEGKTEAAQSS; this is translated from the exons TCGGCACCCTGAAGTGAAGTGGGCTCAGAGGATCGACAAGGTTTACATCACTGTACAGTTATCTGatgccaaggatgctaaggtCAATTTGGAACCAGATGGTGTCTTCACATTCTCTGGCAGTGTTGGTACAAACGTGTATGAATTGAAATTAGATCTGAATGACAAAGTAAATGTTGAG GCTAGCAAAATAAGTGTGGGGGTCAGGTCCATATTCTGTATCGTAGAAAAAGCTGAGGCCAAATGGTGGAAGAAACTTGTTCGAGATGATCAAAGGGCACCTCACTTTGTGAAAGTTGATTGGGACAAATGggttgatgaagatgatgatg GTACTGATGTGAACTTGGATGGGATGGACTTCTCG AATTTCGGTGGTATGGGTGGTATGGGTGGTATGGGCGGCATGGGTGATATGGCTGGTTTGGGTGGTCTTGGTGGTCTTGGTGGTATGGGTGGTCTTGGTGGTATGGGTGGTCTTGGTGGCATGGGCGGCATGGGCGGTATGGGAATGGATGATTTCGAGGATGAGAGCGATGATGAAG AAGAAGTGTCAAAACCTCAAGCTGCGGGCAAGGCTGTTGAGGCTGAGAAGACAGAGTCGGCGGAAGGCAAGACCGAGGCGGCTCAGAGCAGTTGA